One genomic segment of Actinoplanes ianthinogenes includes these proteins:
- a CDS encoding FAD-dependent oxidoreductase: protein MHLAIVGGGLGGLTLARILHLHGIDAVVYERETDRSARAQGGMLDLHPESGQQALADAGLTGRFRSEARPEGEEHRILDPAGRTLVHHLPRPGDFSGRPEIDRSVLRDLLLGSLPAGTVRWQHRLAAATPRPGGGFALTFEGGLRAGCDVLIGADGARSVVRALLTDTTPVAIGTLVELTVTDADRRHPELAELVGPGNLWCMGVRRILAAQRLADGSIRVGISLPPDVGDPESLRHKDAVLAMFEGWDPRLTALITAGDGPPAPRRIEAMPTGTQWAHRPDVTLIGDAAHLMPPVGEGANQAMLDAAELAAALAADPTDPDSAIRTYEDAMFARILPIAEMSARIQAMMLSPTAAADIVRFFTPRAAEPTPDASVD from the coding sequence ATGCACCTCGCGATCGTCGGCGGTGGCCTCGGCGGCCTCACGCTGGCCCGGATCCTGCACCTGCACGGCATCGACGCGGTGGTCTACGAGCGCGAGACCGATCGGTCCGCCCGGGCACAGGGCGGCATGCTCGACCTGCACCCCGAGTCGGGACAGCAGGCCCTGGCCGACGCGGGCCTCACCGGCCGGTTCCGCTCCGAGGCGCGCCCGGAGGGCGAGGAGCACCGCATCCTCGACCCGGCCGGACGCACCCTCGTGCACCACCTGCCCCGGCCCGGTGACTTCTCCGGTCGCCCGGAGATCGACCGGAGCGTGCTGCGCGACCTGCTGCTCGGCTCCCTCCCGGCCGGCACCGTCCGGTGGCAGCATCGGCTCGCCGCGGCGACGCCCCGGCCGGGCGGCGGCTTCGCCCTGACGTTCGAGGGCGGGCTCCGCGCCGGCTGTGACGTCCTGATCGGGGCGGACGGCGCCCGCTCGGTGGTCCGCGCGCTGCTGACCGACACCACCCCGGTCGCCATCGGCACCCTGGTGGAGCTGACCGTCACCGACGCCGACCGGCGCCACCCGGAGCTCGCCGAGCTGGTCGGCCCGGGCAACCTGTGGTGCATGGGCGTGCGCCGGATCCTGGCGGCGCAACGCCTCGCCGACGGCAGCATCCGGGTCGGGATCTCCCTGCCGCCGGACGTCGGCGACCCGGAGAGTCTCCGCCACAAGGATGCCGTGCTGGCGATGTTCGAGGGCTGGGATCCGAGACTCACCGCTCTCATCACCGCCGGCGACGGCCCGCCGGCACCGCGCCGGATCGAGGCGATGCCCACCGGCACCCAGTGGGCCCACCGGCCGGACGTGACCCTGATCGGGGACGCCGCCCACCTCATGCCACCGGTCGGCGAGGGCGCCAACCAGGCCATGCTCGACGCGGCCGAGCTCGCCGCCGCCCTCGCCGCCGATCCCACCGATCCGGACTCGGCGATCCGGACCTATGAGGACGCGATGTTCGCCAGGATCCTTCCGATCGCGGAGATGTCGGCGCGGATCCAGGCGATGATGCTGTCCCCCACCGCGGCCGCGGACATCGTCCGCTTCTTCACCCCGCGGGCCGCCGAGCCGACCCCGGACGCGTCCGTCGATTGA
- a CDS encoding methyl-accepting chemotaxis protein codes for MTGIEDRRDASIVADDSVLIRRIHIFVRVSAASLGVAAVIVAARDLWLLAAMYSLLVVADVVFLRWLRPRGHDTGRAATIFVWFYAVKLGAVALLPATPVPGEGGTRSMVVMLLPLLAGQFASPRAARAWTAVSAAMLVAVGGLYDDLRLADPGELATLALRVIVLAVIYLVSSGSWAALSAHREQAVAAGAEAERQRDIADRLARALGQHAARIAGRSRRLVEQNKGLAASAAEQAQALMLLTDALQQLREVSDAMDTTAGHAMRLASDAGTAADHSRDGLTQLAASMRSIQDSSTATMRVIGQIGAVAAQTTLLSFNATIEAARAGDAGQGFAVVADEVRQLSARAGEAASSSSAQVGDTIERIHDGAAAGDRLTGSVTTVTQQLTTIADTLRGMGEQFEEQRRGIGNLVELSAAMGTATGGFVEHTQRSDAAAQQLLADTTALIRDLQTATDITIDVAEEQPAAAPVPRDAAVLDWQL; via the coding sequence GTGACCGGCATTGAGGATCGGCGCGACGCGTCGATCGTGGCCGACGATTCGGTGTTGATCCGCCGGATCCACATCTTTGTAAGGGTCAGCGCCGCGTCGCTGGGTGTGGCGGCGGTCATCGTCGCCGCTCGTGACTTGTGGCTGCTGGCCGCAATGTATTCCCTGCTTGTCGTGGCCGATGTGGTCTTCCTCCGGTGGCTGCGGCCGCGGGGGCACGACACCGGACGCGCAGCGACGATCTTCGTCTGGTTCTATGCCGTGAAGCTCGGCGCTGTGGCGCTGCTGCCGGCCACGCCGGTACCCGGTGAGGGTGGCACCCGCAGCATGGTGGTGATGCTGCTGCCGCTGCTGGCCGGTCAGTTCGCGTCGCCCCGGGCGGCCCGGGCCTGGACGGCGGTCAGCGCCGCCATGCTCGTCGCGGTGGGTGGCCTGTACGACGACTTACGCCTGGCCGACCCGGGCGAATTGGCGACCTTGGCGCTGCGAGTCATCGTGCTGGCCGTGATCTACCTGGTGTCGAGCGGTTCGTGGGCGGCGTTGTCGGCTCACCGGGAGCAGGCTGTCGCAGCGGGCGCGGAGGCCGAACGGCAGCGTGACATCGCTGACCGCCTGGCCCGCGCCTTGGGGCAGCACGCCGCCCGGATCGCCGGACGCAGCCGGCGTCTCGTCGAACAAAACAAGGGCCTGGCCGCCTCGGCCGCCGAACAGGCCCAGGCGTTGATGCTGCTGACCGATGCGTTGCAGCAGTTGCGCGAGGTCAGCGATGCCATGGACACCACGGCCGGGCACGCCATGCGGCTCGCTTCCGACGCCGGCACCGCCGCGGACCACAGCCGTGACGGGCTGACCCAGCTCGCCGCGTCGATGCGGTCCATCCAGGACAGCTCCACCGCCACGATGCGAGTCATCGGCCAGATCGGCGCGGTGGCCGCGCAGACCACGCTGCTGTCGTTCAACGCGACCATCGAGGCCGCGCGCGCCGGGGACGCCGGGCAGGGGTTCGCGGTCGTGGCCGACGAGGTGCGGCAGCTGTCCGCCCGCGCCGGCGAAGCGGCGAGCAGCAGCTCCGCCCAGGTCGGCGACACGATCGAGCGCATCCACGACGGTGCCGCCGCCGGCGACCGGCTGACCGGCAGTGTCACCACCGTCACGCAGCAGCTGACCACGATCGCCGACACGCTGCGCGGGATGGGCGAGCAGTTCGAGGAGCAGCGGCGCGGAATCGGCAACCTGGTCGAGCTGAGCGCCGCCATGGGCACGGCGACCGGCGGGTTCGTCGAGCACACGCAGCGCTCCGACGCCGCGGCGCAGCAACTGCTGGCCGACACCACCGCACTGATCCGCGATCTGCAGACCGCCACCGATATCACGATCGACGTGGCTGAGGAGCAACCGGCAGCCGCGCCGGTGCCGCGTGACGCCGCGGTCCTGGATTGGCAGCTGTAG
- a CDS encoding FUSC family protein, translating into MFQLFTAHLRPLVVVAVSLLVCAFAAALLRRKVRPAVEAVCRAAVARMRPHMPDPLRRVVRRCRAWVDPALVRSGLVTAVAAGMAWSAASTLGLAGPVTAAISATLSVQLSSHASVREGTQRLIGTLAGIAVTVVVWGTFGLTPWSIAIITGCGLAAGRLLRLGDSAVTVPLTSLGILVAGSAVTETFVWQRIAATALGIVVGAILSPLVGGMTPRERARWNLTQLSTGIAALLGELGAGARDGYSREQAARWLARSRELGADLDEAVTAVDDLLRQARWSLRTPVGRVTPLRETVRALEHGVDQVNSVARSMFDSAATPHAPGVPAQIGPVLTAASEAFAAHAGYSAHAGSAGTSPTGSSYQSLQASLEALRDTRRHTVRTVRTEVDDTGVLVLTGSIITDIDRMAGSLERTAPALSIGVREPGPSIPAVSEVLPAVRLMVRKAATRR; encoded by the coding sequence TTGTTTCAGCTGTTCACCGCCCACCTGCGTCCGCTCGTCGTCGTCGCCGTCAGCCTGCTCGTGTGCGCGTTCGCCGCGGCGCTGCTGCGTCGCAAGGTCCGGCCCGCCGTCGAGGCCGTTTGCCGGGCGGCGGTCGCGCGGATGCGACCGCACATGCCGGACCCGCTGCGGCGGGTCGTGCGACGGTGTCGCGCCTGGGTCGATCCGGCGCTCGTCCGCTCCGGGCTGGTGACCGCGGTCGCCGCCGGCATGGCCTGGTCGGCGGCGAGCACCCTGGGGCTGGCCGGGCCGGTCACCGCGGCGATCTCCGCGACCCTGTCGGTGCAGCTCAGCTCGCACGCCTCGGTCCGGGAAGGCACCCAGCGGCTGATCGGCACGCTCGCCGGCATCGCCGTCACCGTGGTGGTGTGGGGCACGTTCGGGCTCACGCCGTGGTCGATCGCGATCATCACGGGGTGCGGGCTGGCCGCCGGGCGGCTGCTGCGACTGGGCGACAGTGCGGTCACGGTGCCGCTCACCTCGCTCGGCATTCTGGTGGCCGGCAGCGCCGTGACCGAGACGTTCGTGTGGCAGCGGATCGCGGCCACGGCCCTCGGCATCGTCGTCGGCGCGATCCTGTCTCCGCTGGTCGGTGGCATGACGCCGCGGGAACGTGCGCGGTGGAACCTGACTCAGCTGTCCACCGGCATCGCCGCCCTGCTCGGCGAGCTCGGCGCCGGTGCCCGGGACGGCTACAGCCGGGAGCAGGCGGCCCGGTGGCTGGCACGGTCCCGGGAGCTCGGCGCCGACCTCGACGAGGCGGTCACCGCCGTGGACGACCTGCTGCGGCAGGCCCGATGGTCACTGCGGACACCGGTGGGCCGGGTGACGCCGTTGCGGGAGACGGTGCGGGCGCTGGAGCACGGGGTCGACCAGGTGAACTCGGTGGCCCGGTCGATGTTCGACTCGGCCGCCACGCCGCACGCACCCGGGGTGCCCGCACAGATCGGGCCGGTGCTCACGGCCGCCTCGGAAGCGTTCGCGGCGCACGCCGGCTACTCCGCCCATGCGGGATCTGCCGGCACTTCGCCGACCGGCAGCTCCTACCAGAGCCTTCAGGCGTCGCTGGAGGCGCTGCGGGACACGCGGCGGCACACGGTCCGGACGGTCCGGACCGAGGTGGACGACACCGGGGTGCTGGTGCTGACCGGCTCGATCATCACCGACATCGACCGAATGGCCGGGTCGCTGGAGCGGACCGCTCCCGCGCTGAGCATCGGGGTGCGGGAGCCGGGACCGAGCATCCCAGCCGTTTCGGAGGTGCTGCCGGCGGTCCGGCTCATGGTGCGCAAGGCCGCGACGCGACGCTGA
- a CDS encoding carboxylesterase/lipase family protein, with protein MTEVRVATGVVRGRNESGLTVFRGIPYATPPVGANRFAAPRPAAGWDGVRPAEAFGPPVPQSGETPGTDTGDWLTVNVWSPAPDPAAKLPVLVWIHGGGYLIGTSGRPEYDGGRLARDSTVVLVTFNYRLGAEGFAHLTGAPDNRGLLDQVAALEWVRDNIAAFGGDPDRVTIFGESAGGGSVAALLAMPRAAGLFRAAAAQSVPGTFFSRELAADIATVCAAELSLRPTVADLAEVDPALLAMAGEEVAGRQVDRWGAAGYRTIGFAPIVDGDVLPQTPWQALAAGAARDVVLLTGHTRDEQRLFSAMTGLLGQVTAEQAATALDILAPGPDGARRYREAYPDAGPDRLYELVHSDWLFRMPSVHLADAQVAAGGTAFLYELTWPAPGMGGILGACHGLDVPLVFGNLTSGQPALLIGGEPGDDAVALSARMRAAWTRFATHGDPGWPAYDADQRRTQIFDVECAVTAYPEQASHLLWRQHSFAPLTPR; from the coding sequence GTGACAGAGGTGCGAGTGGCGACGGGCGTGGTCCGCGGTCGCAACGAGTCCGGGCTGACGGTGTTCCGCGGCATCCCCTACGCGACGCCGCCGGTCGGGGCCAACCGGTTCGCCGCGCCGCGCCCGGCGGCGGGCTGGGACGGCGTGCGGCCGGCGGAGGCGTTCGGGCCGCCGGTGCCGCAGAGCGGCGAGACCCCGGGGACGGACACCGGCGACTGGCTGACCGTCAACGTCTGGTCGCCCGCCCCCGACCCGGCGGCGAAGCTCCCGGTGCTGGTCTGGATCCACGGCGGCGGCTACCTGATCGGCACGTCCGGCCGGCCCGAGTACGACGGCGGCCGGCTCGCCCGGGACAGCACCGTGGTCCTGGTGACCTTCAACTACCGGCTCGGCGCGGAGGGCTTCGCGCACCTGACCGGCGCGCCGGACAACCGCGGCCTGCTCGACCAGGTCGCCGCGCTGGAGTGGGTGCGGGACAACATCGCCGCGTTCGGCGGTGACCCGGACCGGGTGACGATCTTCGGGGAGTCGGCCGGCGGCGGGTCGGTCGCCGCCCTGCTCGCCATGCCCAGGGCGGCCGGGCTGTTCCGCGCCGCCGCCGCGCAGAGCGTGCCCGGCACGTTCTTCTCCCGCGAGCTCGCCGCCGACATCGCGACCGTCTGCGCTGCCGAGCTCTCCCTGCGTCCCACGGTCGCGGATCTCGCCGAGGTGGACCCGGCCCTGCTGGCGATGGCGGGCGAGGAGGTGGCGGGCCGGCAGGTGGACCGCTGGGGCGCGGCCGGCTACCGGACGATCGGGTTCGCGCCGATCGTCGACGGTGACGTCCTGCCGCAGACGCCGTGGCAGGCCCTGGCGGCGGGCGCGGCGCGGGACGTCGTGCTGCTCACCGGGCACACCCGGGACGAGCAGCGGCTGTTCAGCGCGATGACCGGCCTGCTCGGGCAGGTGACGGCGGAGCAGGCGGCGACCGCCCTGGACATCCTCGCGCCCGGTCCGGACGGCGCCCGGCGTTATCGGGAGGCGTACCCGGACGCCGGTCCCGACCGGCTCTACGAGCTGGTCCACTCGGACTGGCTGTTCCGGATGCCCAGCGTGCATCTGGCCGACGCGCAGGTCGCGGCCGGCGGCACCGCTTTTCTGTACGAGTTGACCTGGCCCGCCCCGGGCATGGGCGGCATCCTCGGCGCCTGCCACGGCCTGGACGTCCCGCTCGTGTTCGGCAATCTCACCAGCGGCCAGCCGGCCCTGCTGATCGGCGGCGAGCCGGGCGACGACGCCGTCGCCCTGTCAGCGCGGATGCGGGCCGCCTGGACCCGCTTCGCGACACACGGCGACCCGGGCTGGCCGGCCTACGACGCCGATCAGCGCCGGACCCAGATCTTCGACGTCGAGTGCGCCGTCACCGCGTACCCGGAGCAGGCCTCCCACCTGCTCTGGCGGCAGCACTCGTTCGCGCCGCTCACCCCGAGGTGA
- a CDS encoding FG-GAP repeat domain-containing protein codes for MVLGSGAVFAAAPAQAAPVASASCAIGAVSAADRAIAGQLKPAMNGRRLGSSVSGRAIACARVIVAVVQQRKLGQRAALIAMTTAVAESELTNQIIATDHDSLGLFQQRASQGWGRPDQLVDPVYATNKFLDSMIRKYPHGSWMSGDIGAICQKVQISARPAAYSPEIHDAALIVGAVWSRPAVAPPASSTTTAPAGPFQRTLTTAQVQMAGLEGRHALAMADWNADGKPDLMVVTGAGAATGRTEVRIIDGASNFLSLLLVTATALGPTDERHDYAFTDFNGDKKPDLVLTQRSGTASGRTEIRIVDGASSFQKILLDTATGLGATDEKYQFAVADWNADGRADLVAAQTAGTRSGKVEVQVLDGASNFQQVAPVVVSGAPAGDGIRVAVADWNADKRADLVTLQKGSVRAWDGASALTRSLTQASVAADGKELVVTEWNADGHPDLAAVTPAGGAGGLAEVSILGGQ; via the coding sequence TTGGTACTCGGTTCCGGCGCGGTGTTCGCTGCCGCGCCCGCGCAGGCGGCGCCGGTGGCCAGCGCCTCGTGCGCGATCGGGGCCGTGAGCGCGGCGGATCGAGCGATCGCCGGCCAGTTGAAGCCGGCGATGAACGGGCGGCGGCTCGGGTCGTCGGTCAGCGGCCGGGCCATCGCGTGCGCGCGGGTCATCGTCGCGGTCGTGCAGCAGCGCAAGCTGGGACAGCGGGCCGCGCTGATCGCCATGACGACGGCGGTCGCGGAGAGCGAGCTGACCAACCAGATCATCGCCACCGACCATGACAGCCTCGGGCTGTTCCAGCAGCGGGCGTCGCAGGGGTGGGGACGCCCGGATCAGCTGGTGGACCCGGTCTACGCGACGAACAAGTTCCTCGACTCGATGATCCGCAAATATCCGCACGGCAGCTGGATGAGCGGGGACATCGGGGCGATCTGTCAGAAGGTGCAGATCTCGGCGCGGCCGGCGGCGTACTCGCCGGAGATCCACGACGCGGCGCTGATCGTGGGCGCGGTGTGGTCCCGTCCGGCGGTGGCCCCGCCGGCGTCGTCCACCACCACCGCTCCGGCGGGGCCGTTCCAGCGGACGCTGACCACGGCCCAGGTGCAGATGGCGGGGTTGGAGGGGCGGCACGCGCTCGCGATGGCGGACTGGAACGCGGACGGCAAGCCGGACCTGATGGTGGTGACCGGGGCGGGCGCCGCCACCGGGCGGACCGAGGTCCGGATCATCGACGGGGCGTCGAACTTCCTGTCGCTGCTGCTGGTGACGGCCACCGCGCTGGGGCCGACGGACGAGCGGCACGACTACGCGTTCACGGACTTCAACGGCGACAAGAAGCCGGACCTGGTGCTGACGCAGCGGTCGGGGACGGCCAGTGGGCGTACCGAGATCCGCATCGTCGACGGGGCTTCCAGCTTCCAGAAAATTCTGCTGGACACGGCTACCGGGCTCGGGGCCACCGACGAGAAGTACCAGTTCGCGGTGGCGGACTGGAACGCGGACGGACGGGCCGACCTGGTGGCGGCGCAGACGGCCGGGACCCGCAGTGGGAAGGTCGAGGTGCAGGTCCTGGACGGGGCTTCGAACTTCCAGCAGGTGGCGCCGGTGGTGGTCAGCGGCGCGCCGGCCGGGGACGGGATCCGGGTCGCGGTCGCGGACTGGAACGCCGACAAGCGGGCCGACCTGGTGACCCTGCAGAAGGGAAGTGTCCGGGCCTGGGACGGGGCTTCGGCGCTGACGCGGTCGCTGACCCAGGCCTCGGTGGCCGCCGACGGCAAGGAACTCGTGGTCACCGAGTGGAACGCGGACGGGCATCCGGATCTGGCGGCGGTGACGCCTGCCGGCGGCGCCGGTGGCCTGGCCGAGGTGTCGATCCTCGGCGGTCAGTGA
- a CDS encoding TetR/AcrR family transcriptional regulator C-terminal domain-containing protein, which yields MDTPYGSAPLPVWERPEPQPRAAPVPLSRAKIAAAAIRLADEHGLDGLSVRKIAKELGVGPMRLYDYVLNRSELLDLMVDAVYARIAEGDEQASWRDTVLAIVHRTREAALAHEWFADLLGARPHLGPHAMAVGEATAAALSQAPAVRSIDDLQRALGGLSAFVVGALRREITERRTARSTGTDVTAWQAALGPYLRRMLDTGRYPTVARLVVEGAHLDAEETFHHNVTTVLDGITGHRAQP from the coding sequence ATGGATACGCCGTACGGTAGCGCACCGCTACCCGTCTGGGAACGTCCCGAGCCCCAGCCCCGGGCCGCCCCGGTGCCGCTGAGCCGGGCGAAGATCGCCGCTGCCGCGATCCGGCTGGCCGACGAGCACGGCCTCGACGGGCTGTCCGTTCGCAAGATCGCCAAGGAGCTCGGGGTCGGGCCGATGCGGCTCTACGACTACGTGCTCAACCGGTCGGAGCTGCTCGATCTGATGGTGGACGCCGTCTATGCCCGGATCGCCGAGGGCGACGAGCAGGCCTCCTGGCGCGACACGGTGCTGGCCATCGTGCATCGCACCCGGGAGGCTGCCCTGGCGCACGAGTGGTTCGCCGACCTGCTGGGCGCGCGGCCGCACCTGGGGCCGCACGCCATGGCCGTGGGGGAGGCGACGGCGGCGGCGTTGAGCCAGGCGCCCGCGGTGCGGAGCATCGACGACCTCCAGCGGGCGCTGGGAGGTCTCAGCGCGTTCGTCGTGGGCGCGCTCCGCCGCGAGATCACCGAACGGCGTACCGCCCGCTCGACCGGCACCGATGTGACGGCCTGGCAGGCTGCGCTCGGGCCGTACCTGCGCCGGATGCTGGACACCGGCAGGTATCCGACGGTGGCCCGGCTCGTGGTGGAGGGCGCCCACCTCGACGCGGAGGAGACGTTCCACCACAACGTGACCACCGTCCTGGACGGCATCACCGGCCACCGAGCCCAGCCGTGA
- a CDS encoding maleylpyruvate isomerase N-terminal domain-containing protein yields the protein MIVEPERDALRAALERESRRLVDRVRFAPDLDGRAPGLDWTAGQLVAHLCVIYRAFALTLRGADLDPEIVANLGTGDTLLEMVASTNARAVTVISFPGPREAADGLRECADELLAALDAEVDFRSPRPTPWYGAGVTRTAGTLAALTVSESVVHGYDIARALRTRPWLDESSAASAAPTVMSEMLPLLVDPAAAGFTGSFEMRIRRAPRFVIQLEAGRARSLPAGDVEPDCVLSLSGCDALLVGFHRRSLWRAIAGGGAFATGRRPWLGLRFPSLFQLP from the coding sequence ATGATCGTCGAGCCGGAACGGGACGCGCTGCGCGCCGCCCTGGAGCGGGAGAGTCGCCGCCTGGTCGACCGGGTCCGGTTCGCCCCTGACCTGGACGGCCGGGCACCGGGGCTGGACTGGACCGCCGGCCAGCTGGTCGCGCACCTCTGCGTGATCTACCGGGCCTTCGCGCTGACCCTGCGTGGCGCCGATCTCGATCCGGAGATCGTCGCGAACCTGGGCACCGGTGACACCCTGCTGGAGATGGTCGCCTCGACGAACGCTCGCGCGGTGACGGTGATCTCGTTCCCCGGGCCCCGCGAGGCCGCCGACGGGCTGCGCGAATGTGCGGACGAGCTGCTCGCGGCCCTGGACGCGGAGGTGGACTTCCGATCACCTCGGCCCACGCCGTGGTACGGGGCCGGCGTCACGCGGACGGCCGGCACCCTCGCCGCTCTCACCGTCAGCGAGAGTGTCGTGCACGGCTACGACATCGCGCGAGCCTTGCGGACCCGGCCGTGGCTCGACGAAAGCTCGGCCGCCTCGGCCGCGCCGACGGTGATGAGCGAGATGCTGCCGCTGCTCGTCGATCCGGCCGCGGCCGGTTTCACCGGAAGCTTCGAGATGCGCATCCGCCGGGCGCCGCGATTCGTGATCCAGCTGGAGGCCGGACGGGCCCGGAGCCTTCCGGCCGGTGACGTCGAGCCCGACTGCGTGCTGTCCCTGTCCGGGTGCGACGCGCTCCTGGTCGGCTTCCACCGCCGCAGCCTGTGGCGAGCGATCGCCGGCGGCGGCGCGTTCGCCACCGGCCGCCGCCCGTGGCTCGGCCTGCGTTTCCCGTCCCTGTTCCAGCTGCCCTAG
- a CDS encoding NAD-dependent epimerase/dehydratase family protein, with the protein MRIFVAGATGQVGRLLIPMLIAGGHQVTGIGRSADGVRALAEQGAAGVRVDVYDRAALAAAVREAAPDVLVHQLTALSGGSLADNARIRHEGTRNLVDAAKAAGVRRLVAQSIAWAYAPGDTPATEETPLDPAADGARAVTVDGVRALETQAAEVVEHVVLRYGMFYGPGTWYHREGRVGRQLLAGDFTANDGVTSFLHIEDAALAAAQAVSWPAGVYNIVDDQPLPSRVWAAAFAEALGAPPPRVVPGRAAWERGADNSLARAKLSWTPKHPLFRTT; encoded by the coding sequence ATGCGGATCTTCGTCGCCGGCGCGACCGGCCAGGTCGGACGCCTGCTCATCCCGATGCTGATCGCCGGCGGTCACCAGGTGACCGGGATCGGGCGCAGCGCGGACGGGGTGCGGGCGCTCGCCGAGCAGGGCGCCGCCGGGGTGCGGGTGGACGTCTACGACCGGGCGGCGCTGGCCGCGGCGGTGCGTGAGGCCGCGCCGGACGTGCTGGTGCACCAGTTGACGGCACTGTCCGGTGGCAGCCTGGCCGACAACGCCCGGATCCGGCACGAGGGCACCCGGAACCTGGTCGACGCGGCGAAGGCGGCCGGGGTGCGACGGCTGGTGGCACAGTCGATCGCCTGGGCGTACGCGCCCGGGGACACGCCGGCGACCGAGGAGACGCCGCTGGACCCGGCCGCCGACGGGGCGCGGGCGGTGACGGTGGACGGGGTGCGGGCGCTGGAGACACAGGCCGCCGAGGTGGTGGAGCACGTGGTGCTGCGGTACGGCATGTTCTACGGCCCCGGCACCTGGTACCACCGGGAGGGGCGGGTCGGCCGGCAGTTGCTGGCGGGCGACTTCACGGCGAACGACGGGGTGACCTCGTTCCTGCACATCGAGGACGCGGCGCTCGCGGCGGCGCAGGCGGTGTCCTGGCCCGCCGGCGTCTACAACATCGTGGACGACCAGCCCCTGCCGTCCCGGGTGTGGGCGGCCGCTTTCGCCGAGGCGCTCGGCGCGCCCCCGCCGAGGGTCGTCCCGGGCCGGGCCGCTTGGGAGCGTGGGGCTGACAATTCGCTGGCCCGCGCGAAGCTTTCCTGGACCCCGAAACACCCCCTTTTCCGTACGACCTGA
- a CDS encoding aspartate aminotransferase family protein: MTDAFWSDADRHLIRYSGAGSFVPEIIERAEGSFVHTADGRRLLDFTSGQMSAILGHSHPAVVATIQRQAATLDHLFSGMLCRPVVHLARRIAASLPEPLEKVLLLTTGAESNEAAIRMAKLVTGGHEIVSFGRSWHGMTQAAAGATYSAGRKGYGPAAAGNFAIPTPNSYRPDFTTADGELDWRRQLDYAFDLFDAQSVGSFAGCIVEPILSSGGVIELPEGYLAALRDKCHERGGLLILDEAQTGLCRTGNWYAFERDGVVPDILTLSKTLGAGLPLAAVVTSAEIERVAHERGFLFFTTHVSDPLVAAVGNTVLDVLEAENLDRRAAELGAYLHKGLRELAARHEVIGDVRGRGLLVGLELVLDRDTKKPADELGSIVTRRCLEGGLHMNVVQLPGMGGVFRIAPPLTATPAELDLGIEILDRALSLSRLAAV; this comes from the coding sequence ATGACTGATGCGTTCTGGAGCGATGCCGACCGCCATCTGATCCGCTACTCCGGGGCGGGCAGTTTCGTTCCGGAGATCATCGAGCGGGCCGAGGGCAGCTTCGTTCATACCGCGGACGGACGGAGACTGCTCGATTTCACGTCCGGGCAGATGAGTGCGATTCTCGGGCACTCACATCCGGCGGTGGTGGCGACGATTCAGCGGCAGGCGGCGACGCTCGACCATCTGTTCAGCGGAATGCTGTGCCGGCCGGTGGTCCACCTGGCCCGGCGGATCGCGGCGTCGTTGCCGGAGCCGTTGGAGAAGGTGCTGTTGCTGACCACCGGGGCCGAGTCGAACGAGGCGGCGATCCGGATGGCGAAACTGGTCACCGGCGGGCACGAGATCGTGTCGTTCGGGCGGTCGTGGCACGGGATGACGCAGGCGGCGGCGGGCGCGACCTACAGCGCGGGGCGTAAGGGCTATGGGCCGGCGGCGGCCGGGAACTTCGCCATTCCGACGCCGAACAGCTATCGGCCGGACTTCACCACGGCGGACGGGGAACTGGATTGGCGGCGGCAGCTGGATTACGCGTTCGACCTTTTCGACGCGCAGTCGGTGGGCAGTTTCGCCGGGTGCATCGTGGAGCCGATTCTCAGTTCGGGCGGGGTGATCGAGCTGCCGGAGGGGTATCTGGCGGCGCTGCGGGACAAGTGTCACGAGCGGGGTGGGCTGCTCATTCTGGACGAGGCGCAGACGGGGCTCTGTCGTACCGGGAATTGGTATGCCTTTGAACGCGACGGCGTGGTGCCGGACATTCTCACGCTGTCGAAGACGCTCGGCGCCGGGCTGCCGCTCGCCGCGGTGGTGACCAGCGCGGAGATCGAACGGGTCGCGCACGAGCGGGGCTTCCTGTTCTTCACGACGCACGTGTCGGACCCGCTGGTGGCGGCGGTCGGCAACACCGTCCTGGACGTCCTCGAGGCGGAGAACCTGGACCGGCGGGCGGCGGAGCTGGGGGCGTACCTGCACAAGGGACTGCGGGAGCTGGCCGCCCGGCACGAGGTGATCGGGGACGTGCGCGGGCGAGGGCTGCTGGTCGGTCTCGAACTGGTGCTGGACCGCGACACCAAGAAGCCGGCCGACGAGCTGGGATCGATCGTCACCCGTCGCTGCCTGGAGGGCGGGCTGCACATGAACGTGGTGCAGCTGCCCGGCATGGGCGGGGTGTTCCGGATCGCGCCGCCGTTGACGGCGACGCCCGCCGAACTCGATCTGGGCATCGAGATCTTGGACCGTGCCCTGAGCCTTTCGCGCCTCGCGGCCGTATGA